In Gordonia iterans, the following proteins share a genomic window:
- the glnA gene encoding type I glutamate--ammonia ligase — protein MYNTNEELLEGIKTEGVEYVDIRFCDLPGTMQHFSIPASAFTEDVFTEGLAFDGSSVRGFQSIDESDMMLLPDPATARIDPFRKAKTMNLNFFVHDPFTREAYSRDPRNVARKAQDYLTSTGIADTCFFGAEAEFYIFDSVAYGSEMNGTFYEVESVSGAWNTSAATNPDGTPNLGYKVRPKGGYFPVAPYDHYVDLRDEMSTNLTNAGFTLERGHHEVGTGGQAEINYKFNTLLHAADDVLLFKYIIKNTAWQNGKSVTFMPKPLFGDNGSGMHAHQSLWKDGKPLFHDESGYAGLSDLARYYIGGILHHAPSLLAFTNPTINSYKRLVPGYEAPINLVYSQRNRSACVRIPITGNNPKAKRLEFRCPDSSGNPYLAFAAMMMAGLDGIKNKIEPHEPVDKDLYELPPEEAKGIPQAPTSLAAVIDRLEEDHDYLTAGGVFTEDLIDTWISYKRENEIEPVQIRPHPYEFQLYYDC, from the coding sequence GTGTACAACACGAACGAAGAACTGCTCGAGGGCATCAAGACCGAAGGTGTCGAGTACGTCGACATCCGGTTCTGCGATCTCCCCGGCACGATGCAGCATTTCTCGATCCCGGCTTCGGCCTTCACCGAGGACGTCTTCACCGAGGGGCTGGCCTTCGACGGTTCGTCGGTCCGCGGCTTCCAGTCGATCGACGAGTCCGACATGATGCTGCTCCCCGACCCGGCCACCGCACGGATCGACCCGTTCCGCAAGGCCAAGACGATGAACCTCAACTTCTTCGTCCACGACCCGTTCACCCGCGAGGCCTACAGCCGCGATCCGCGCAACGTCGCCCGCAAGGCGCAGGACTACCTGACCTCCACCGGCATCGCCGACACCTGCTTCTTCGGCGCCGAGGCCGAGTTCTACATCTTCGACTCGGTCGCCTACGGCTCGGAGATGAACGGCACCTTCTACGAGGTCGAGTCGGTCTCCGGCGCCTGGAACACCTCGGCCGCCACCAACCCGGACGGAACCCCGAACCTCGGCTACAAGGTCCGCCCCAAGGGCGGCTACTTCCCCGTCGCCCCGTACGACCACTACGTCGACCTGCGCGACGAGATGTCGACCAACCTGACCAACGCCGGCTTCACCCTCGAGCGCGGCCACCACGAGGTGGGCACCGGCGGTCAGGCCGAGATCAACTACAAGTTCAACACTCTGCTCCACGCCGCCGACGACGTGCTGCTGTTCAAGTACATCATCAAGAACACCGCGTGGCAGAACGGCAAGTCGGTCACCTTCATGCCGAAGCCGCTCTTCGGCGACAACGGCTCGGGAATGCACGCGCACCAGTCGCTGTGGAAGGACGGCAAGCCGCTGTTCCACGACGAGTCGGGCTATGCCGGCCTCTCGGACCTGGCCCGCTACTACATCGGCGGCATCCTGCACCACGCCCCGAGCCTGCTGGCCTTCACCAACCCGACCATCAACTCGTACAAGCGCCTGGTGCCGGGCTATGAGGCCCCGATCAATCTGGTCTACAGCCAGCGCAACCGTTCGGCCTGCGTGCGGATCCCGATCACCGGTAACAACCCGAAGGCCAAGCGCCTGGAGTTCCGTTGCCCGGACAGCTCGGGCAACCCGTACCTGGCTTTCGCGGCCATGATGATGGCCGGCCTGGACGGCATCAAGAACAAGATCGAGCCGCACGAGCCGGTGGACAAGGACCTCTACGAGCTCCCGCCGGAGGAGGCCAAGGGCATTCCGCAGGCGCCGACCTCGCTCGCCGCGGTGATCGACCGCCTGGAAGAGGACCACGACTACCTCACTGCAGGCGGCGTCTTCACCGAGGACCTGATCGACACCTGGATCT